In Pseudomonas sp. LRP2-20, the genomic window AGATCATGGATGCCGAGAACCGGCCGATGTTCGACATCGGCAGCGCACGCCTGCAGCCCTATTTCGAAGACATCCTGCTGGCCATGGCCGACACCATCAAGGCGGTGCCGAACAAGATCAGCATCAGTGGCCACACCGATGCCAAGCCGTACTCCGGCACTGGCGACTTCGGCAACTGGGAACTGTCGGCCAACCGCGCCAACGCCGCACGCCGTGCCTTGGTTGCCGGCGGCTATCCGGATGGTCAGGTGGCGCGGGTGGTGGGGTATGCCTCGTCGTCGCTGTTCGACCGCAAGAACCCGTTCAACCCGGTCAACCGCCGTATCGATATCATCGTCCTGACCAAGAAGGCGCAGCGCAACATCGAGGGTGAGCAGGGTGCGCCCGAGGCGCCGGCCCAACCGGCTCCGCCAGCGGGTGCTGCGCCTGGGGCCGCGGCACCGGTAGCTCCGGCGGCGGGTGCTGCCGCTGCCGAGGCGCCGATGCAGCCGCGGGAACTGCGCCAGAAGCTGAACATCTTCGAGGACGGGACCTTGAAGATG contains:
- the motB gene encoding flagellar motor protein MotB; protein product: MENNQPIIIKRVKRFGGGHHGGAWKIAFADFATAMMAFFLVLWLLSTATPEQKIAIAGYFKDPIGFSESGTPYVIDLGGSPQLAPEKTINPEQKSEPTPDTSIQLDKDQVETMAEQVERERLELLLQELQNKVEENPQLQKFKDQILFEITQDGLRIQIMDAENRPMFDIGSARLQPYFEDILLAMADTIKAVPNKISISGHTDAKPYSGTGDFGNWELSANRANAARRALVAGGYPDGQVARVVGYASSSLFDRKNPFNPVNRRIDIIVLTKKAQRNIEGEQGAPEAPAQPAPPAGAAPGAAAPVAPAAGAAAAEAPMQPRELRQKLNIFEDGTLKMDEQKDQ